The proteins below are encoded in one region of bacterium:
- a CDS encoding NAD(P)H-hydrate dehydratase, translated as MRVCTAREMAAIDRATIAAGTPGLELMERAGEAMAELILEFLQEQAEGSDHEHVHGPGCGHVAGEREGDAAPVTGVLVICGKGNNGGDGLVVARLLAEADCPVSVMLLARPDELSPDAQANFELLTDEVTVFVPEAGEWAAAFTELAGTADLVVDGILGTGITPPLRGPYIDLIRNINDAGIPCIALDIPSGVSGDDGRIDPVAVAADMTITVGLPKRGLLLAPGRDFAGDVEVIDIGFPPELCEAHTPELHWLPRHEYLALLPSRSSVSHKYQFGALLVVAGSAAYGGAATLAGMGALRSGAGLVSLVVPRGLETAMRVSLPEVLTNAVPETGSGTIAPLDDAVFTALSAGVGALAVGPGLGGDPDTDAWVCDLMAACERPVVLDADGLNAFARTGRTPRFGTDQVVLTPHAGEFARLVGLTPAEVEARRFELVRRYATEWNVVLMLKGAPSLIATPDGRVHINASGDDALARAGSGDVLTGLVGGLLAQGLTARDAALLGAYLHGLAGTAAARGLSTRSVLVREVATAIGPVFEEMEKEASAVAELRERIWPVQTATPADGDA; from the coding sequence ATGAGAGTGTGCACCGCCAGGGAGATGGCGGCCATCGACCGCGCCACCATCGCGGCCGGGACGCCGGGTCTGGAGCTGATGGAGCGGGCGGGCGAGGCCATGGCCGAGCTCATCCTCGAGTTCCTGCAGGAGCAGGCCGAGGGCAGCGATCACGAGCACGTGCACGGGCCCGGCTGCGGTCACGTGGCGGGCGAACGGGAGGGTGACGCCGCGCCGGTGACGGGGGTCCTCGTCATCTGCGGCAAGGGCAACAACGGCGGCGACGGCCTCGTCGTGGCCCGCCTGCTGGCCGAGGCCGACTGCCCCGTCTCGGTGATGCTGCTGGCCCGTCCGGACGAGCTGAGTCCCGACGCCCAGGCCAATTTCGAACTCCTCACCGACGAGGTGACGGTCTTCGTGCCCGAGGCCGGGGAGTGGGCGGCCGCGTTCACCGAGCTGGCCGGCACCGCCGACCTGGTGGTCGACGGCATCCTGGGCACCGGCATCACGCCGCCCCTGCGCGGGCCCTACATCGACCTGATCCGGAACATCAACGACGCGGGCATCCCGTGCATCGCCCTGGACATCCCCTCGGGCGTGTCGGGCGACGACGGCCGCATCGACCCGGTGGCCGTGGCCGCCGACATGACCATCACCGTGGGGCTGCCCAAGCGGGGCCTGCTGCTGGCGCCGGGCCGCGACTTCGCCGGCGACGTCGAGGTGATCGACATCGGCTTTCCGCCCGAGCTGTGCGAGGCCCACACGCCGGAACTGCACTGGCTGCCGCGGCACGAGTACCTGGCCCTGCTGCCGTCGCGCTCGTCGGTGTCGCACAAGTACCAGTTCGGCGCCCTGCTGGTGGTGGCCGGGTCGGCGGCGTACGGCGGGGCGGCCACGCTGGCGGGCATGGGGGCCCTGCGGTCGGGAGCGGGTCTGGTCTCGCTCGTCGTGCCCCGCGGGTTGGAGACGGCCATGCGCGTGAGCCTGCCCGAGGTGCTGACGAACGCGGTGCCCGAGACCGGCAGCGGCACCATCGCGCCCCTGGACGACGCCGTGTTCACGGCGCTGTCGGCGGGCGTGGGGGCGCTGGCGGTGGGACCGGGTCTCGGCGGCGATCCCGACACCGACGCCTGGGTGTGCGACCTGATGGCCGCCTGCGAGCGGCCGGTCGTCCTCGACGCCGACGGTTTGAACGCCTTCGCCCGCACGGGCCGGACGCCGCGCTTCGGCACCGACCAGGTCGTCCTGACGCCCCACGCCGGCGAGTTCGCGCGCCTTGTGGGCCTGACGCCCGCCGAGGTCGAGGCGCGGCGCTTCGAGTTGGTGCGTCGCTACGCGACCGAGTGGAACGTGGTGCTCATGCTCAAGGGCGCGCCGTCGCTCATCGCGACGCCGGACGGCCGGGTCCACATCAACGCCAGCGGCGACGACGCCCTGGCCCGCGCCGGCAGCGGCGACGTGCTGACGGGGCTGGTCGGCGGCCTGCTCGCCCAGGGCCTGACGGCCCGCGATGCCGCCCTGCTCGGCGCCTACCTGCACGGCCTGGCCGGCACGGCGGCGGCCCGGGGCCTGAGCACGCGTTCGGTGCTGGTGCGCGAGGTGGCCACGGCCATCGGCCCGGTCTTCGAGGAGATGGAGAAGGAGGCGAGCGCCGTGGCCGAGCTGCGCGAGCGCATCTGGCCGGTGCAGACGGCGACTCCCGCGGACGGTGACGCGTGA
- a CDS encoding HAD-IA family hydrolase, with amino-acid sequence MSDQPLASPSSFPAGPGAPAERRIQAVIFDLDNTLTDFMKAKEDAIRAAVEAMIDAGLPLGRGEATDRIFAIYKDKGIEHQRVFNFFLEQTVGRSDDRILAAAVVAYRRAREASLVTYPHARLVLNSLLKAGYRMAVVSDAPRFEAWLRLTYLGLQHSFDLVLTHDDTGAHKPDPTGFRMALERLGVAPDRAVVIGDWKERDIRGGRNAGTHTVYARYGDQYSQYADKVPGDATVPDFVVDDLLQLLDVLDRLNGVAGANGEDGP; translated from the coding sequence GTGAGCGACCAGCCCCTGGCATCCCCTTCGTCTTTCCCGGCCGGTCCGGGCGCCCCGGCGGAGCGCCGCATCCAGGCCGTCATCTTCGACCTGGACAACACCCTGACCGACTTCATGAAGGCCAAGGAGGACGCGATCCGGGCCGCCGTCGAGGCCATGATCGACGCGGGCCTGCCCCTCGGGCGCGGCGAGGCCACCGATCGCATCTTCGCCATCTACAAGGACAAGGGCATCGAGCACCAGCGCGTGTTCAACTTCTTCCTCGAACAGACCGTCGGTCGCAGCGACGACCGCATCCTGGCCGCGGCCGTGGTGGCGTACCGGCGGGCGCGGGAGGCCTCGCTGGTCACCTATCCCCACGCACGGCTGGTGCTGAACAGCCTGCTGAAGGCGGGCTACCGCATGGCCGTGGTCAGCGACGCGCCGCGCTTCGAGGCGTGGTTGCGGTTGACCTATCTCGGTCTGCAGCACAGTTTCGACCTCGTGCTGACCCACGACGACACGGGCGCCCACAAGCCCGACCCGACCGGATTCCGCATGGCGCTCGAGCGCCTCGGCGTCGCGCCGGACCGGGCCGTCGTGATCGGCGACTGGAAGGAACGGGACATCCGGGGCGGGCGCAACGCCGGCACCCACACCGTGTACGCGCGCTACGGCGACCAGTACAGCCAGTACGCCGACAAGGTGCCGGGCGACGCGACCGTCCCCGATTTCGTGGTGGATGATCTGCTGCAACTGCTGGACGTGCTCGACCGCCTGAACGGGGTGGCCGGCGCCAACGGGGAGGACGGCCCATGA
- a CDS encoding CPBP family intramembrane metalloprotease, with translation MESPREPRRHLPPASMWTTWTALRILALAVMLMAGNFLLQIIFYGMGGGLFLPVLVGSVGGVVVPLRLLASRTGLPLRDDFGLHVPAIPVVLAAALMAVAALSPTSLLAQFSVRLHPPDAEWLNFMADNMPQGPVELALAFLAVVVAAPLAEELVFRGLVHRLASHLWGPWPAAVVSALVFGIVHGEPWYLFGLVGIGFVLAVVYEATGSLVACWITHAVHNAISLSMMIWGDDGGAEVPALSLVDGLIAGGSLVLLVLLSAYLWQNRPDRHA, from the coding sequence ATGGAATCGCCCCGCGAACCCCGACGGCACCTGCCGCCCGCCAGCATGTGGACGACCTGGACGGCCCTGCGCATCCTCGCCCTGGCGGTGATGCTCATGGCCGGCAACTTCCTGCTGCAGATCATCTTCTACGGGATGGGCGGCGGCCTCTTCCTGCCGGTGCTGGTCGGTTCGGTCGGCGGCGTGGTGGTGCCGCTGCGCCTGCTCGCGTCCCGCACCGGGCTTCCCCTGCGCGACGACTTCGGCCTGCACGTGCCGGCGATCCCCGTCGTGCTCGCGGCGGCCCTCATGGCGGTGGCCGCCCTCTCGCCGACCTCGCTCCTGGCCCAGTTCAGCGTGCGCCTGCATCCGCCCGACGCCGAGTGGCTCAACTTCATGGCCGACAACATGCCCCAGGGCCCGGTCGAACTCGCGCTGGCCTTCCTGGCCGTGGTCGTGGCGGCGCCCCTGGCCGAGGAGCTCGTCTTCCGCGGCCTGGTCCACCGCCTCGCCAGCCACCTGTGGGGACCCTGGCCGGCCGCCGTCGTCTCGGCCCTGGTCTTCGGCATCGTCCACGGCGAACCGTGGTACCTGTTCGGGCTGGTCGGCATCGGCTTCGTGCTGGCCGTGGTGTACGAGGCGACCGGTTCGCTCGTGGCCTGCTGGATCACCCACGCCGTCCACAACGCCATCTCCCTGAGCATGATGATCTGGGGCGACGACGGAGGCGCCGAGGTGCCCGCCCTCTCCCTCGTCGACGGGCTCATCGCGGGCGGCTCGCTCGTGCTGCTCGTCCTGCTGTCGGCCTACCTCTGGCAGAATCGGCCGGACCGGCACGCCTGA
- a CDS encoding asparagine synthetase B produces the protein MLAAALLVLAAPAARAASYLLVPMDLAQGNHLRAYGVAFHTLQAGDKVTWLLNYRGGSFLCDDTARVRLDARLLGVDFEELGEAQVAAIRAEVKQENMDEVLLETPPRIAVYSPPNKQPWDDAVTLALTYAEVPYDVVYDPDVLAGKLNDYDWLHLHHEDFTGQYGKFYATFGLEPWYLEQKHASEEMARGLGYATVWQLKHAVALTIRTYVEGGGFLFAMCSATDTIDLALAWLDTDIVPEPFDNTPYDPDYRNRVDYEATFAFRDFHLTTNPMVYEFSDLDTSNYAMMRGAMADYFTLFAFAAKYDPVPAMLTQNHVNVINGFLGQTTGYSRKNLKRSAIVLAAVEGTDEVKYIHGKRGMGTWTFLGGHDPEDYQHRVGDPPTDLDLFPTSPGYRLILNNVLFPAARKKPQKT, from the coding sequence CTGCTGGCGGCCGCCCTGCTCGTGCTCGCCGCGCCGGCGGCGCGCGCCGCGTCGTACCTGCTCGTGCCCATGGACCTGGCCCAGGGCAACCACCTGCGCGCATACGGCGTCGCCTTCCACACCCTGCAGGCCGGCGACAAGGTCACCTGGCTGCTCAACTACCGCGGGGGCAGCTTCCTCTGCGACGACACGGCCCGCGTGCGCCTGGATGCGCGCCTGCTCGGGGTCGATTTCGAGGAACTCGGGGAGGCCCAGGTGGCGGCCATCCGGGCCGAGGTGAAGCAGGAGAACATGGACGAGGTGCTGCTCGAGACGCCGCCCCGCATCGCCGTCTACAGCCCGCCGAACAAGCAGCCGTGGGACGACGCGGTCACCCTGGCCCTGACCTACGCCGAGGTGCCCTACGACGTGGTCTACGATCCGGACGTCCTGGCCGGCAAGCTGAACGACTACGACTGGCTGCACCTGCACCACGAGGACTTCACCGGCCAGTACGGCAAGTTCTATGCGACGTTCGGGCTCGAGCCCTGGTACCTGGAGCAGAAGCACGCCAGCGAGGAGATGGCGCGGGGGTTGGGTTACGCCACGGTGTGGCAGCTGAAGCACGCCGTCGCGCTCACCATCCGCACCTACGTCGAGGGCGGCGGCTTCCTCTTCGCCATGTGCAGCGCCACCGACACCATCGATCTCGCCCTGGCCTGGCTCGACACCGACATCGTGCCCGAGCCGTTCGACAACACGCCCTACGATCCGGACTACCGCAACCGGGTCGACTACGAGGCCACCTTCGCCTTCCGCGACTTCCATCTCACGACCAACCCGATGGTGTACGAGTTCTCCGACCTGGACACCAGCAACTACGCCATGATGCGCGGCGCCATGGCCGACTACTTCACCCTCTTCGCCTTCGCCGCCAAGTACGATCCGGTGCCGGCCATGCTCACCCAGAACCACGTCAACGTGATCAACGGCTTCCTGGGCCAGACGACCGGCTACAGCCGCAAGAACCTGAAGCGCTCGGCGATCGTGTTGGCCGCGGTCGAGGGCACCGACGAGGTGAAGTACATCCACGGCAAGCGGGGCATGGGCACCTGGACCTTCCTGGGCGGCCACGACCCCGAGGACTACCAGCATCGCGTGGGGGATCCGCCCACCGACCTGGATCTCTTCCCGACCTCTCCCGGCTACCGGCTGATTCTGAACAACGTCCTGTTCCCGGCGGCCCGGAAGAAGCCCCAGAAGACCTGA
- a CDS encoding tetratricopeptide repeat protein, with the protein MSARAVARAALLVGLVGLAAGAVAQTPQPTPPRSGPMEQRLFVPKGGGRDADKPAHPDVFQSQQAANLRRRLIELDRLLTLGNLGRAAGLIDELAQHSGLERELLSRRIRLAQLQGDHALAVALGREAVAAAPDDPALWRGLGASLLAAGEPDSARVALDRFMVLNRNTRSAAIVGMDLMLENGYPGLAVGLIDSMRGVLSEPRFLGRQRALGLLALGRQKEAAAEVSDELRANPYNYALVRTELLEGPYRPADHGAFRAELMAKAGDPAARGGEALLVANLDLVAGRVDEALALVTPLTAQPALTMVLLQNCLTLSRELKLLTDPVQVQATVDFLLPVLENLARQPGSDLVIRRRAADYLAEVCGTALELDGLGDDPAAGAERFSRTLAIVREVNPGSEHLYSSRIRLADYTRDRLRDPAGAARQLEGMLLDLDLPTEGLALVRLTLGECYLAAGDTARGRTVLTRLGRDPEFREAGGHAHYHLARLDLAEGHFATARDRFAVIALDSPGAAYANDALELGLIIAEEMENPSGGPEILGLYAPAVYADLTAHPDARVTALERFLGEAERRLDLTAPQHLYERAAFELADAYAAHGRDDEALALLQRLALEHPDGRYAARALQRRGELLQEAGRAAAARTVWEQLLAQYPDYLFIDDVREELRALPQ; encoded by the coding sequence GTGAGCGCCCGCGCCGTCGCGAGGGCGGCCCTCCTGGTCGGGCTGGTCGGGCTTGCCGCCGGGGCCGTGGCCCAGACGCCGCAGCCGACCCCGCCGCGCAGCGGGCCCATGGAACAGCGCCTCTTCGTGCCCAAAGGCGGCGGTCGCGACGCGGACAAGCCCGCCCACCCGGACGTCTTCCAGAGCCAGCAGGCCGCGAACCTGCGGCGGCGCCTGATCGAACTGGACCGCCTGCTCACCCTCGGCAACCTGGGGCGCGCCGCCGGGCTGATCGACGAACTGGCCCAGCACAGCGGACTCGAACGGGAACTGCTGAGCCGCCGCATCCGCCTGGCCCAGCTGCAGGGCGATCACGCCCTGGCGGTCGCGCTCGGCCGGGAGGCGGTGGCCGCGGCTCCGGACGATCCGGCCCTGTGGCGGGGACTCGGCGCATCGCTGCTGGCGGCGGGCGAGCCGGACTCGGCCCGCGTCGCCCTGGACCGCTTCATGGTCCTGAACCGGAACACCCGCAGCGCGGCCATCGTGGGCATGGACCTGATGCTGGAGAACGGCTACCCGGGCCTGGCGGTGGGCCTCATCGACTCCATGCGCGGGGTGCTGAGCGAACCGCGTTTCCTGGGCCGCCAGCGCGCCCTGGGCCTGCTCGCCCTCGGGCGCCAGAAGGAGGCGGCCGCCGAGGTGAGCGACGAGCTGCGCGCCAACCCGTACAACTACGCGCTGGTGCGCACCGAACTGCTGGAGGGGCCCTACCGGCCCGCCGACCACGGCGCCTTCCGGGCCGAGTTGATGGCCAAGGCCGGCGACCCGGCCGCCCGGGGCGGCGAGGCGCTCCTGGTGGCCAACCTGGATCTGGTGGCGGGCCGGGTCGACGAGGCCCTCGCCCTGGTGACGCCGCTCACGGCGCAGCCGGCCCTGACCATGGTGCTCCTGCAGAACTGCCTGACCCTCAGCCGCGAGCTGAAGCTGCTGACCGATCCGGTGCAGGTGCAGGCGACCGTCGACTTCCTGCTGCCGGTGCTGGAGAACCTGGCCCGCCAGCCGGGCTCGGACCTGGTGATCCGGCGTCGCGCGGCCGACTACCTGGCCGAGGTGTGCGGAACGGCGCTCGAGCTCGACGGCCTGGGCGACGACCCCGCGGCCGGGGCCGAGCGCTTCAGCCGCACCCTCGCGATCGTGCGCGAGGTGAATCCGGGGAGCGAGCACCTGTACTCCTCGCGCATCCGGCTGGCCGACTACACGCGCGACCGGCTGCGCGATCCGGCCGGGGCGGCGCGGCAGCTCGAGGGCATGCTGCTCGACCTGGACCTGCCGACCGAGGGCCTGGCGCTGGTGCGCCTGACGCTCGGCGAGTGCTATCTGGCCGCCGGCGACACGGCCCGGGGGCGCACCGTGCTGACGCGCCTGGGGCGGGATCCCGAGTTCCGCGAGGCGGGCGGGCATGCCCACTACCACCTGGCGCGACTCGACCTCGCGGAGGGGCACTTCGCCACCGCCCGCGACCGCTTCGCGGTGATCGCCCTGGACAGCCCCGGCGCGGCCTACGCCAACGACGCCCTGGAGCTGGGCCTGATCATCGCCGAGGAGATGGAGAACCCGTCCGGCGGCCCGGAGATCCTGGGCCTGTACGCCCCGGCGGTCTACGCCGACCTGACGGCGCATCCCGACGCGCGGGTCACGGCGCTGGAGCGGTTCCTGGGCGAGGCCGAGCGGCGCCTCGACCTGACCGCGCCGCAGCACCTCTACGAGCGGGCGGCTTTCGAGCTCGCCGACGCCTACGCGGCCCACGGTCGCGACGACGAGGCCCTGGCCCTGTTGCAGCGTCTCGCGCTGGAGCATCCGGACGGGCGCTACGCCGCCCGGGCCCTGCAGCGGCGCGGGGAGCTGCTGCAGGAGGCGGGGCGCGCCGCGGCGGCCCGCACCGTCTGGGAGCAGCTGCTGGCCCAGTACCCGGACTACCTGTTCATCGACGACGTGCGCGAGGAGCTGCGCGCGTTGCCCCAGTAG